In Planctobacterium marinum, the DNA window ACTGATACCAAAGGTGACACGGCTGCCATAGATAACACGTGTTAATACATCCCTGCCTAAACCGTCGGTACCCAGCACATGAGTTATGCCACCGTTGCCGTCCCAGGCGGGAGGAACGAGCAGAGCATCAGTGTTTTGTTCTAGTGGCGTGTAGGGCGTAATCAGTGGCCCAAACAGAATGAACAAGGTGATACAGGCAAGAACACACAGACCAATAAAGGCAACATGGCTTTTCCTGAACTCATACCAGGTTTGACGCAGCGGGGAAGGAAACTGCTCCTCTTGGTAAAGACTAGATTTTAACACGTTGTCTGTACAGCCTTCTTGGATCGATAATCTTGTGAATAATATCAATAAATACGGTGAAAATGACCACCAAACTAGAAACCGCCAACATACCTGCTCTAATTGCCGGGTAGTCACCCTGATAGATGGCTTGTAACAGCCAATTTCCAATGCCAGGCCATGAGAAGATACTCTCAACAATCATGGCATTAGTGAGTAATGTCGTAAACTGCAACGCCAGCTGCGGCATGATTGGGATGATAGTATTGCGTATTCCATGGCGTAAAATAACCTGAGTGCGATTCAGGCCTTTTGCGGTTGCTGCTTTAATATATTCACTACTCATTACCTCAATAACTGAGCGTCGCGTTATGCGCAAGATGATCGTGCTGGTAACTATTGAAATGGATAAAGTAGGTAATACCAGATGCTCTAAAGCATCGGTAAACGCATCCCATTTATAAGGTAAATCAGAGCTGAGAATATCAATGAGGATAAAGCCTGTTTGCGGAGGAATGTCATATAGTAAACTGATACGTCCTGATATAGGAAACCATCCTAACTGCAAAGAGAGTACTAAAATTAATAGCAGTGCCAGCCAGAAAACAGGAATGGAGTAGCCTACTAAACTGAACGATAAAATACTGTAATCAGTTAGCTTGTTGTGCTTAAGTCCTGAAATAAAGCCAAGTGGAATACCCACAGCCAAAGAGATAAAAAGGGCGTAGGCGCTCAACTCAATACTGGCCGGGAGGGTAGTTAGTATTTCCTGAAATAAAGGTTGCCCCGAGCTAAAGCTCTGCCCCCATTGACCTTGCCAAAGCATCTCAAGGTATGCCATGAATTGCCAGAATACACCTTCATTTTCTTTGTAGAGTGCTGCAAAGAGTTCTCGCTGTTCTGGGGTGTCAAAATGAACGCCTGTAAGGTTGGTTAAATAATCACCGGGAAATAACCAAGCCAAACCAAATGATGCCATGGCTAGCATGAACAAGGTAAAAACTAACAGATTGAGTCGACGGAACAGATACAAACTCATTGCGCAATCACCACATCACCAAATCTGATACCACCAAACGGATTAATCACCAGGTTGTGAACGTTCTTTCGATACGCTTGGAAACGATAGGCATGCGCTATTGGTACTAGTGGTATCTGGTCGGCAATAATAGCATTCGCTGTTTGATACAGAGCTGCTCTTGTTTGCGGGTCGGAATAAGTAAGTGCATCGTCAATGATCTCATCAAAGGTTTTATTACACCACTTGGCTCGGTTGGTTCCCGAGTCAATTGCGGCACAACTTAAAACAGGGCGATAGAAGTTATCAGGATCGCCATTGTCAGCAGACCATCCAATAAGCACTGAATCGTGGGCGCCACTATCAAGACGCCTGCGAAACAAGCTCCACTCGAAGCTAATAATTTCCACGTTTATGTCCAACTGCTCGAGATAACCTTGGATTAACTCCGCCATCATAATCGCATTGGGATTATAGGCTCGCTCAATTGGCATCGCCCATATATTCATTGTAAAGCCAGGTTCAATACCATTTTCTCGCAACAAATCCCGGGCAAGAACGGGGTTATAACTATTATCTCGTAAATCTGCTTGATATGCCCAACTGCTCGGCGGGATCAGGCCATTAGCTTTAATAGCACTGTCAAAGTACACAGCCTCCAGAATACTGGATTTATCGATCCCCATTGCTAGCGCCCGCCTAACCTCTGGATTATCAAAAGGGGGTTTGCTGGTATTGAATGCCCAAAAACCCACATTCAGTCCCGGCTTCTCGTCTAACATCAGATTGTCTCTGTCGCGAATGATGTCCAGTTCACTATGGGCGGGTAAAGACATGACATCACATTCTCCGGTCATCAGCTTGGCCAAACGCAATGAACTGGAGGGAGTTATGTCATAAATCAATTGTTCGATAGTTTGATCGTGTTTCCAGTACTCTTGATGTTTTGCATATCGAATGAAGCGGTCTTTTCTGTAACTTACAAACTTGAATGGCCCACTACCAATCGGTTGCTCATCGAGTAACTGAGGTTGATTCGTGGTTAAAAGCTGCTCGGCATATTCTTTGGATAAAATAATGGCAAAATCGGTTGCCAGGTTGGCCAGAAACGAGCTGTCGGGTTTGTTTAATTCAATTTCGATGCGATAACCATTAATACGGCGTACATCTTTTATCAGTTTATCCAATCCCAGACTCACGAAATAAGGGTAATCACTGACATCAATATCGTGAAATGGATGAGACTCCAGGCGCCAGCGGTTGATGCTAAAAATAACATCGTCGGCATTCAGGTAACGGGATGGCTGGAAATAAGGCGTCTGGTGAAAGCTGACGCGTTTTCTCAGCTGAAAGGTATAAATCAAACCATTACCGCTCACTCGCCAACTCTCAGCTATCCCCGGAATAATTTGGCTGTCTTCTGGATCAAATTCTAACAACCTGTCATATAACTGATGAGATGTGGCGTCAACGGTGGTGCCTGAAGTATCAAGTTGAGGGTTAAAACTGGTTGGACTGCCCTCAGAGCAATAAACAAGACCTTCAGATTTAAACTGAATTTCCTGGTTTTTGCTACATGCTGTCAATAGTGATAACGAAAACGCTATTGTCAGAATACAGCTGTGCTTAAGATTAATCTTCAACTGATTGATCCAACAGATTGTATTTTTTCAGATAGCCGCGCAATTGATGATATGTCAGGGACAGCTTCTCAGCAGTTTTCTTTTGGTTGTAATGGCTATCGGCCAAGGCTTGTTTAATCATATCAATTTCGTAGTTTTGACTGAGTTCTTTGAGATCTACCGGAAACTCAAAACTATTCAATGCTGCACTTTCAACAAGGTCAGGTTTACTGACTGCATCGTTACTCGAGACTGTCGTATCAGGTTGAATAATAGCGGTTGCCATTGGCGCGCTAGTGGTAATGCGGTCCTGTGTTTTGATGCGCTTTTTAGGGCGATATTCAGACTCAAATGGGTCGATAATAATATCGTGTACTGGTACATAAGGATTATTGGTGCGGTACACTGAGCGCTCTACTACGTTTTTTAATTCCCGGATATTGCCTGGCCAATCGTAGTCCAGTAGCACGCGTTTTGCTTTTTCCGTAAAACCACTAAAAAGCTCGAGCTCCATTTCCCGAATCATATTAATGGCAAAGTGCTCGGCCAATACCAAGATATCCTCCCGGCGCTCCCTTAGAGGGGGCAGGGTGATCACGTCGAAGGCTAATCGGTCTAGTAAGTCGGCGCGAAACTCTCCGTTTTCTGCTAGACCCGGCAGGTCTTCGTTGGTTGCAGCAATCAGGCGCACGTCGACTTTGACTGAACGAGAGCCGCCAACACGTTCGAATTCACCGTATTCGATGACTCTCAGAAGCTTTTCCTGTATGAGCCCTGAGGTATTAGCCAATTCGTCCAGAAACAGTGTGCCATTATGGGCCACCTCAAACCGTCCCTCTCTGCGCTTGTTAGCCCCGGTAAAAGCACCTGCTTCATAGCCGAACAGTTCAGACTCCAGCAGTGATTCGCTTAATGCAGCACAGTTGAGTTTTATATAAGGTTGATCCCAGCGCCTAGAAAGGTAATGCAAACGGGCGGCAATTAACTCTTTACCCGTTCCCCGTTCACCGATAACCAGTACCGGCTTAGTCAATGTCGCAATTTGAGATATTTGCTCCAGCACTTCCAGAAAACTGTTGGCCTGGCCAATAAGATTGTCTTGTTGACGAAATCGACTCATGAAAAACCTTATTTTTTGGTTTAATTAACCAATTAATGGTAAAAACAGAATAATAGGCCAAATGTTAACTAATTGCTAAGCTTAATAATACTACTTAATTCAAAGGGTTACGGACTTATCCTGTTTGGCCTGTTATTTGAATAGTAATTCTCAGTATTTTAGCAATCAGAATGAGATAAAAACTAAGAGGTAACAATTATGGGTATTTTTTCTCGTTTTTCCGATATTGTAAATTCAAATATCAATTCTCTATTAGATAAGGCAGAAGATCCTGAGAAAATGGTACGCCTGATCATTCAGGAAATGGAAGATACGTTGGTTGAAGTGCGTTCAGCATCAGCGAAGACTTTGGCCAATAAAAAGGATATCTCTCGTCAAATAGACAAGTTAGAGCATGAAGCTAGCGATTGGGCTGCGAAAGCAGAATTAGCCTTGAGCAAGGGCAGGGAAGACTTGGCTCGCGCCGCTTTGGTGGAAAAGAAGAAGTGTATTGAACACGCCGACAGTTTAAAACATGAGCTGGGCCTTCTGGAAGAGCAATTAACTAAGTTGAAAGCTGAAGTGGAACAGCTGCAAGAAAAGCTTGCGGATGCCAAATCCCGTCAAAAGGCGATCATAATGCGCCAGAAGACAGTGAGCTCACGTTTGGAAGTGAAAAAACGTTTAGATAGCAGTAAAGTTGATGATGCAATGGATCGGTTTGAGCGATATGAGCAAAAAATCGACAGTCTGGAATCTCAGGTAGATGCTTATGACATAGGCAAAAAGACGCTTTCGGATGAATTCGCGGAACTTGAATCAGAAAACAAGGTGGAAGATGAATTAGCCGCCATGAAAGCCAAGCTAAAAACTCAGAAAAAAGATAATAAAAAAGATGCTAAGTAAGTAGCTTAAAGAAACTGGAGGTTGCTCGTGGAAGATGTTGTAGGAATTATTGTTGCGCCAATTGTTGTGTTTTTAGTCATCGTGGCGCCTATTTGGTTGATTTTACACTACCGCAGTAAGAAGCAATTGAGTCAAGGCTTATCAGAAGCAGAGATTCGAACGCTCAATGATTTGGCTCGTCAGGCAGAGGGCATGGCAGATCGGATCAAAACACTGGAGTCCATTCTTGACGAAGAGGCACCGGATTGGCGTAACAAGGTGTGATTATGAAAAAAGAACTATACAGAGATACAGAAAAAGGCAAGATTGCAGGCGTTTGCGCCGGACTAGCAGAGTACTTTGGGTGGGAGCTTTGGTTGGTTCGAATCATTTTCATTTCAGGCTTTTTACTAACCGGCTCCTTTTTCTTTATGGCGTATGTTATCGGGTGGTTTGTGTTAGACAAAAAAAATCCAGAACATGTCCAGAAGAACCCGCTCTCAGTAGCCGCTGATAAATCCAAAGGCTGGGTATCTAACCTTGGTGATGATGTGAAAGTAGAGGTGAAATCCAAAGTTTGGCAAGCCGGTGAGCCGCCTAAGCAGGCCTTTAAAGACATTCATTGTCACTTCGGTAAACTGGAATTGAGATTGCACAAGATGGAGTCTTATGTGACGTCTTCGGAATTCCAATTAAACCGAGAGTTCAACAAACTCTAAAGAATGAGAACCTTTACCATTGGTAAAGGTTTTTTTATGGCTGTTAAATACCGTCGCCAACTAATGTCTTGTAGTGGTCTTACAAGCCAACTTATCGCTGCTTTTTCCAACAACTTCTTCGCTTTGTTGCATCTACGCACTTTCCTTTCTCGGTGTTATGAGATAGATTCGTAACATTATCTTTACATAAGCTAGGGGAAGTTGAGTGCGGCTTGAGATTACTTGCCATGACCGATTGGGTATTACTCAGGATGTATTGGATATTCTCGTTAAATACAATATTGATCTGCGTGGCATAGAGATTGACCCTGCGGGGAAAATATTCCTTAGTTTTCCAACTATTGAATTTAACGAATTTCAACATCTAATGCCAGAGATCCGTAAGCTCAGTGGCGTAACCGATGTTAAAACCACTCCGTTTATGCCGATTGAACGGGAGCGTAACGAGTTAAATGCGATTCTTGAAACCTTGCCTGATCCGGTTTTTTCTGTTGATGCCAAAGGCAGAATAATGCTGACCAACGATGCTGCCGCCTCTAGTTTAGATGAGGAGCGACAAAGTCTTTTGGGAATTCAGGTATCTGAACTGGTTAAAGGCTTCAATGTCGTAAAGTGGTTGGAAAGCAAAGATATCAACATTCAGGCCCACAAAGTTAAATTTGTGGAGCAAGACTTCCTGGCTGATTTTTTCCCGGTGTTTGTGCCTGACTCATCACAATCTCCTATTTTGGCCGGAGCAGTCATTCTACTCAAATCTGAATTTCGACTCGGCCAACAATTCAGTGTTTTTCATCAGCCCGGAGAAGAAAGCTTTAATCATATTTTTGCGCAAAGTACCGCGATGAAACGAACTGTTCGGGAAGCTAAAAAGTTTGCCGAATCAAATTTACCATTATTGTTTTTTGGGGAAACCGGAACAGGTAAAGAAACCTTAGCCAGGGCTTGTCACTCCATAACAGCTGGCAGTGAGAAGGTGTTCTGTCAGGTAGTGGTTACCGGGAAATCTGACGAGGAACTGGATGGCATATTATTTGGTGATAACACAACACCCGGTGTGCTGAATGACGAACAAAACGGTACTGTGTTATTGAAAGAAATCAATGACTTGAGTGCCTTTATTCAAGCAAAGTTGTGGGCTTGGCTACAACAAAATGAGAAACAATATCAGAGTGGCAATAGTGAGTCGAAACAGGCCAGGCTGATGGTAACGACACAGGAAGATATTAGCCTAGCTGTCACAGAGGGTAAGTTCAGAGAAGATCTGTATTTCAGATTAACATCGTTGGTGTTACCAGTACCATCTCTGCGAGACCGTAAAGGCGATGTCATTGGTTTGGCGGAATTATTCCTGAAACAACAAGCTCTTAGAATGGGCAAGCGGGTTCCCAAACTCTCAAGAGCAGCAGTTGATTTGTTGCAGGCTCATTCATGGCCGGGGAATGTCAGGCAGCTAGAAAATACAGTTTGTCGGGCGATGCTAACGGCAACAGGTAGAGAGATTCACAAAGAAAATATTCAGCTTCCGGGTAATGCCTCTGGTTTCAGTTTTTCCTCAACTGACTTTGAAGGAACCTTGGATGAAGCGGTGAAGAAGTTTGAAAAGTCATTGCTCAGGCAGCTTTACCCTAGCTATCCTAGCACCAGACAGTTGGCGAAAAAGCTGGGGTTAAGCCATACTGCTATCGCCAACAAACTGCGGGAATACGGCATTAGCCGTAAAACTATAAAAATATAATTCGGCGGGATATGTTCCAGCTAGATTTTTGAACCTTCGGGAGAAAGATATGAAACTGTATGGCTATTGGCGGTCATCAGCGAGCTATCGGGTTAGAATCGCATTAAACCTGAAAGAAATTGACTATGAATACATCCCTGTGCATCTGGTAAAAGATGGGGGGCAGCAGCACTCAGATGACTATAAGTTGTTGAACCCGGGGGAACTTGTCCCAACTTTGGTGGATAGCGAAAATGAGTACGACATTATCCTCAACCAATCTCTAGCTATCATTGAATATCTGGATGAGCGTTTTCCGGAAAAGTGTAAATTGTTGCCAGAACACAAGCTCGATAGAGCTCGAGTTAGGACGGTGGCATACGATCTGGCGTGTGATGCTCAGCCTATTCAGAACTTAAGAGTACTGCAATATTTGGAGAAAAATTTAAATGCGCAGCAATCTGAAAAGGCTCAGTGGGCAAAACATTGGATTGAACAGGCTTTTGCTACTGTTGAAAGGCGAATTCAAAATACTGCGGCAGATTTCTGTTTTGGCTTCAATGTCTCCTTGGCTGACGCAGTGTTAGTACCCCAGTATTACAACGCGGTGCGCTTTGATGTTGACATGCACAAGTATCCCCTGATTCAGCGTGTTGTAGACAATTGTAATAAATTGGATGCCTTCAAAGCGGCTGCGCCAGAAGCACAGCCAGATGCCCAATAACCTTAATCGCCGGGCATTGAAACGCGCACTTGCTATTGTGACTTGATAGGCAGTTCTGTGGTGTTTTTCACTTGCTTTAGTGCAAAGGTGGAGCTCAGGTGGTCAACGCAGGGGAGGTGAGTTAATTTGGATTTCAACAATTGCTCATACTCCTCAATACTTTCAACAATGACTTTGAGCAAATAGTCTTTTTCGCCACTGGTGGTATGACACTCGATAATTTCCGGGATATCCTGAACGGCTTCTTCAAAACCATTGAGTGATTCAGTGTCGTGGTTCTTTAATGTAACGTAAATAAATACACTGACGCCAAGGTTCAGTAGTTTATTATCCAATAAAGTCACTTTGCTTTTTATAATGCCGGCACTTTCGAGTTTTTTCACTCTGCGCCAGCAAGGGGTATGGGATAAGCCAACTAACTGGCTTAAATCTGCCATTGAGACAGTGGCGTCGCGCTGCAGCACTCTAAGTATTTCTCGGTCGAATTTGTCTAATTTCATGTAGGAGATAGTGTTTTTATTTTTGGGAAAGGTAACAGGAATTTTCTATTTCAGGAAGGAATTTAGTACAAAATCTTCTTGAACGGTCTTTTTTAACCTGCTAACAGGATAGATTGTGCTTTTTATTGAATTTACGCTGGTTGCAGCTACATTTCTTGGAATTTTTTCCTTACAGCGAATAGGCTATTACCTTGATTAATTCTGGGGCGCCGCATAGTTTGCCCGGGGCAAAATAAGTAATATCCAATAATTGCAATAAACAACAAAAAGAAAACCCTATGTCTGTATTTGAACATCATGAATTTGACCAACACGAGCAAGTCTTATTTTGCAAAGATAAGGCATCTGGATTGCAAGCCATTATTGCAGTGCACAACACCAACTTAGGCGCTTCGTTGGGTGGTTGCCGAATGTGGAACTATACCGACAGTGGTGAAGCACTGACGGATGTTCTGCGGCTTTCCAAGGGAATGACCTATAAAGCTGCAATGGCTAATTTGAAACAAGGTGGTGGCAAGGCCGTGATCATCGGCAATCCGCATACGGATAAAACACCGGAAATGATGGCGGCGATGGGACGCTTTGTTAACTCTGCTCAAGGTGCTTATATTACCGCTGAAGATTCAGGTATCAGTATTGATGACTTGAACAAGATGCACGAATTCAGTGAGCACATTGCGGGAATTCACTCCAGATATAGTTTTCATGGCGGCCATGCTGATGGCAATCCTGCTCCGGCAACGGCCTATGGTGTATTTGTTGGATTAAAGCAATCTGTTAAATACAAATTAGGCACAGATCTGAAGGGGTTGAGGGTTGCGATACAAGGTTTGGGACATGTTGGGTATCGCCTGGCACAGCACCTGAAAAACGAAGGCGCTGAGCTGATTGTTACAGACATCTACGAGCAACAACTGCAACGTGCAGAGTCTGAGTTTGGCGCAAAAATTGTCAGTCCGGAAGAGATTATCCATCAAGATGTTGACGTATTTGCCCCCTGTGCCATGGGCGCCGTGCTCAACGAGCGAACGATTCCGCAATTGAAATGTAAAGTGGTGGCTGGAGCAGCTAACAATCAACTGGCCAAAGAGTCCCACGGTCAAATGGTGATGGACGCTGGCATTCTTTACGCTCCAGATTATGTCATTAACGCCGGCGGCATTATTGATATTTATCATCAGAATCAGGAAGACAGCAGTGCTCAGGCATTGAAAGAGCACCTTGAAGGTATTGGTGGTACATTACAAGAAATCTACAAAAGAGCCGATGCAGAGTCTCTGCCTACTAACCAGGTGAGCAATCTGATTGCTGAAGAACGCTTTGGTAAATAAATGAGTTCAGTTAGGGACTGATATTTATTTGCAGTCCCTCTTTTATTTGGGCATACTACGCCCCCGATTTCGATGGTGGTCCTGTTGGTCCTCCCGCAATGATAGTCTGTGAACCCGGTCAGGCCCGGAAGGGAGCAGCCGCAGCAGATGACTCATGTGCCGGGATGTGGCTGGTGGGATCGCCACCCCCCTCATATTGCAATTTATAACACCGCTTATAACTCGCCGCGCAATTCCCGCTCATCTAATATTTTAATACCTTGCTCTATCGCAGCTTCAACCTCTTGTTCCATTTGGATTCGCTCAAGTTGCGGCAAGAAGAAGGCCATATCCACTTCGTAACGAATATAGCGTGGTGGCACTTTATTTAATGCCAGGCAGCAAAGGTCCGCGATATAGTCGGCACTTTTTTTCCCGGGTAAACCCAAGGCTTCGATTCTATCTAGTACCAGGTGCTCATAGTAATTATGAATATCATCATCAAGTTTCATGACAAACAACTGTAGTGTTAAACTTGAAGTTAGAGTATGAAATTGCGTCAACTATGACAATAGTATTTGTCGTTTTTGAGCGTTTAAGCACAGACACAACTGATCGATATGTTTTAAATCGTCGTGATGGAGAAAAATATGAAGAAGAACACGACCCCCGTTTATTATGGCGACTACTTGCATCTGGATAAAATCTTGAGTGCGCAGGAACTTCAAAGTGAGAAGTATGCGACAGCTGCGCATGAGGAAACTCTGTTTATCATTGTGCATCAGGTTTATGAGCTTTGGTTTAAACAAATGTTGCATGAACTTAATACTGTTCTGGACGTCTTCACACAAGAAGCGGTGGAAGATCATCAATTATCCACAGTAGTTCACCGACTCAATCGAGTGATAAAAATACAGAAACTGCTCAACGACCAAATCAGTGTGATGGAGACGATGACGCCACAAGAGTTTCTGTCCTTCAGAGATTACCTGGTACCAGCTTCGGGATTCCAGAGCATTCAATTCAAAATGCTGGAAATTAAATTGGGATTAAAAACCCAATACCGAATTGATTTTGATAAACAGTCTTTCTACCAGCGACTGGAACCCAAAGACCGAGAGTTTTTGCAAAATATGGAGACCAAGAACAGTCTATTTGAAATGGTAAACGACTGGTTGGAAAGGTTGCCACTGCTAGATTTCGAAGATTTTAAATTCTGGCATCTTTATGAAAAAGCAACCCAGGAAATGCTGCAGAGCGATCGTGAAATCATCCAACAAAACGAAACCTTGACCGATGAAGAAAAACATAAGGAGCTGACAGAACTGGGCAAAACAGAGGCGAGCTTTAATGCCATTTTTGATGAGGCTGGCTATCATACCTTGCTACAAGAAGGGCATTTTAGATTATCTCAAAAGGCATTGATGTCGGCATTGTTTATCCATCAGTATTGTGAGGAGCCGGTATTTAATTTGCCTTTTCAGTTTCTTACCTGTTTGACAGAAATCGACGAAAACTTAACGCTATGGCGATACAGACATGCCATGATGGTACAGCGTATGTTGGGAACAAAAATAGGCACAGGTGGCTCTTCAGGGCACGATTACCTTAAAAAAACCACAGAATCTAATCGGATATTTAAAGATTTTTTTAACATGTCGACGTTTTTATTGCCTAAAGAGGTCTTACCTGCACTTCCCGTTAACGTAAAGAAAAACCTCGGGTTTTCATTATCTTCGGTCTAGCTCTGTTACACTTTGTAAACAAAAGGTGACAGTTAATGATTTGTAAGATATTTGTAAATTTGAACTTTCCTCTTTTTTCACAAAGTTTTCAGCTTGACCCCGCTCTTTGCCTTTGTGTATATTGTTGGCGGGTTCACTACCCGTTAGGTTCACTACCTAACACATTATTGCCGCTGGTAAAGCGGCCACAACACTAAATAAATTTAAAAAAATTAGTGGTCCAGGGAGACAACACATGTATATGAAATCCAAACTGGCTAAGTCAGTAAGCTTAGCTATTGCTTTTGGTGCTGCTTCAGCAACTGCGTTCAGCGGTTCTGTAATGGCTCAAGAAGAAGCTGCAGACGGCGAAGCAGTAGAAAAAATCGCAGTAACAGGTTCTCGTCTGCGTCGTGCAGACCTTGAGGGTTCTGTTCCAATTACTACTATCGATAGATCAGCTCTAGAGTTTTCTGGTCAAATTTCTGTATCTGACCTTCTACGTAACACTAGCTTCAACTCAGCTGGTTCTTTCAGACCTCAGTCTGGTAGTTCTGCACAGGGTGTTTCTACTATCGACCTTAGAGGTTTAGGTGCAGAGCGTACATTGGTACTTATCGACGGTCGTCGTCTACCTAAGTCGCCTTCTACTGGTTCTTCTGCTGACCTTAACTCTATCCCAACTGCAATCATCGAAAGAATCGAGGTTCTGACTCAAGGTGCTTCAGCTGTATACGGTTCTGACGCAGTAGCGGGTGTAATCAACATCATCACTCGTAAAGAGTTTGAAGGTGTTGAAGTTAAGCTAGGTGGTGCTGAAATCGAGCACGAAGGTGGTGACCGCGAAGAAGGTTCAATCATCATCGGTACTACCAGTGAGAAAGGTAACATCGTAGGTGGTGTTTCTTGGAACCACCGTGACATCGTATTCGCTAGAGACTTCCCTTGGTATAACCCAGGTGCGTCTTTCTACGGTAACAGCTTCTCTACTGCTGTAGACAATGGCGACGGTACTTATTCTGACAACTTCGACGTAACTGCTTTACCTGGCGGCTGTGCTGGTGGTACTACTGATCCAAACAACGGTTTCTACCTTGTTCCTTTCGGTGGTTCTATCACTGGTGAGCGTTGTGCTTACAACTTCGCACTTGAATCTGCTGACGAAGCCTCTACAGGTGTTACCAGCTTGTTCATGAACAGCGAATATGAAATTGCAGATGGCTGGAAATTGCTGTCTAAAATGAACTGGAACAAAACTGATTCTTTCGGTCGTTATGCACCAGTACCAGATTCACCTTCACCGTTTGCAGGTGGTACTGGTAACCCAATTCCAGTAGATAGCCCGAACAACCCAACTAACCCAGCAAGTGCGATGTATGACCCAGCGTTTGGTCCTAACGTTCCTGTATTCTGGTGGCACCGCTTTGATTCATTAGGTAATCGTGACAACTCAGTTGAAAACGAAACTCAAAACCTGATGGTCATGGTTGAAGGTGAGATCGGTGACTTCTTCGTAGATTTTGGTGTACGCCGCACGAAGAACAAAACTTATGACATCGGCCGTAACTACTTAGTACGTACTACAGCTGAAGCATACATCAACGACGGTACTTACGACCTTCAGAACCCTACTGCTAATCCAGCCAGCGTTCTGAATGCGATGAAAGCGACTATTTCACGTATCAGTTTCTACGACCAAGACGAAGTGTTTGGTTCTGCTCAAACTGATTTGTTTGAAATGGACGGCGGTATGTCTTCAATTATCGTAGGTTTCGAATGGCGTGAAGAAGATTACGCTGACCAATACGATTCACTGTCTGAAGCTGGTGCGATCGGTGGTTCTTCTGGTAACTCTGCAGGTGGCGGTCGTACAGCTCGTGCACTATTCGTAGAGACTTTGTTGCCAGTAATGGACAACTTAGAAGTGACTTTAGCGGGTCGTTACGATGACTACTCCGACTACGGTGATGACTTCTCTCCTCAAATCTCAGTTCGTTGGGAACCAATGGAAGATCTAGTAGTTCGTGGTGGTTACGGTGAAGGTTTCCGTGCTCCTACACTGGATATCTTAACTCAGTTGGATTCTTTCGCAGCTGACTCTGTATCTGATGATACTCACTGTGCCGCAATCAACCTGCC includes these proteins:
- a CDS encoding ABC transporter permease, whose protein sequence is MSLYLFRRLNLLVFTLFMLAMASFGLAWLFPGDYLTNLTGVHFDTPEQRELFAALYKENEGVFWQFMAYLEMLWQGQWGQSFSSGQPLFQEILTTLPASIELSAYALFISLAVGIPLGFISGLKHNKLTDYSILSFSLVGYSIPVFWLALLLILVLSLQLGWFPISGRISLLYDIPPQTGFILIDILSSDLPYKWDAFTDALEHLVLPTLSISIVTSTIILRITRRSVIEVMSSEYIKAATAKGLNRTQVILRHGIRNTIIPIMPQLALQFTTLLTNAMIVESIFSWPGIGNWLLQAIYQGDYPAIRAGMLAVSSLVVIFTVFIDIIHKIIDPRRLYRQRVKI
- a CDS encoding ABC transporter substrate-binding protein, producing the protein MKINLKHSCILTIAFSLSLLTACSKNQEIQFKSEGLVYCSEGSPTSFNPQLDTSGTTVDATSHQLYDRLLEFDPEDSQIIPGIAESWRVSGNGLIYTFQLRKRVSFHQTPYFQPSRYLNADDVIFSINRWRLESHPFHDIDVSDYPYFVSLGLDKLIKDVRRINGYRIEIELNKPDSSFLANLATDFAIILSKEYAEQLLTTNQPQLLDEQPIGSGPFKFVSYRKDRFIRYAKHQEYWKHDQTIEQLIYDITPSSSLRLAKLMTGECDVMSLPAHSELDIIRDRDNLMLDEKPGLNVGFWAFNTSKPPFDNPEVRRALAMGIDKSSILEAVYFDSAIKANGLIPPSSWAYQADLRDNSYNPVLARDLLRENGIEPGFTMNIWAMPIERAYNPNAIMMAELIQGYLEQLDINVEIISFEWSLFRRRLDSGAHDSVLIGWSADNGDPDNFYRPVLSCAAIDSGTNRAKWCNKTFDEIIDDALTYSDPQTRAALYQTANAIIADQIPLVPIAHAYRFQAYRKNVHNLVINPFGGIRFGDVVIAQ
- the pspF gene encoding phage shock protein operon transcriptional activator, which translates into the protein MSRFRQQDNLIGQANSFLEVLEQISQIATLTKPVLVIGERGTGKELIAARLHYLSRRWDQPYIKLNCAALSESLLESELFGYEAGAFTGANKRREGRFEVAHNGTLFLDELANTSGLIQEKLLRVIEYGEFERVGGSRSVKVDVRLIAATNEDLPGLAENGEFRADLLDRLAFDVITLPPLRERREDILVLAEHFAINMIREMELELFSGFTEKAKRVLLDYDWPGNIRELKNVVERSVYRTNNPYVPVHDIIIDPFESEYRPKKRIKTQDRITTSAPMATAIIQPDTTVSSNDAVSKPDLVESAALNSFEFPVDLKELSQNYEIDMIKQALADSHYNQKKTAEKLSLTYHQLRGYLKKYNLLDQSVED
- the pspA gene encoding phage shock protein PspA, with product MGIFSRFSDIVNSNINSLLDKAEDPEKMVRLIIQEMEDTLVEVRSASAKTLANKKDISRQIDKLEHEASDWAAKAELALSKGREDLARAALVEKKKCIEHADSLKHELGLLEEQLTKLKAEVEQLQEKLADAKSRQKAIIMRQKTVSSRLEVKKRLDSSKVDDAMDRFERYEQKIDSLESQVDAYDIGKKTLSDEFAELESENKVEDELAAMKAKLKTQKKDNKKDAK
- the pspB gene encoding envelope stress response membrane protein PspB, with amino-acid sequence MEDVVGIIVAPIVVFLVIVAPIWLILHYRSKKQLSQGLSEAEIRTLNDLARQAEGMADRIKTLESILDEEAPDWRNKV
- the pspC gene encoding envelope stress response membrane protein PspC, which gives rise to MKKELYRDTEKGKIAGVCAGLAEYFGWELWLVRIIFISGFLLTGSFFFMAYVIGWFVLDKKNPEHVQKNPLSVAADKSKGWVSNLGDDVKVEVKSKVWQAGEPPKQAFKDIHCHFGKLELRLHKMESYVTSSEFQLNREFNKL